From the genome of Amycolatopsis sp. NBC_01488, one region includes:
- a CDS encoding cellulase family glycosylhydrolase — MRSGPALLGAFSALAVVGATTAFSLGTPSPAQAATACEVGYTVNDWGSGFTATLSLKNLGTAPLSGWRISYTYAGNQQLQQGWNGTWAQSGKTVTLTPATWNATIAPNASVTAGANFGYSGANAAPASFSVNGEPCGGTQPPTTTPTTPTTTTPTPPPGGAPQLHVSGNRLADAAGTPVTLRGVNRSGGEFACVQGNGLFDGPMDAASVAAIKSWHANVVRVPFNEDCWLGLSDVDPQYAGATYRAALKSYVDLLHQNGLDAILDLHWTHGSYTGNSSACSDVNATCQKPMTDSEHSVDLWTSVANTFKGDNATILDLFNEPYLDRAVSGSAQAWTCWRDGGAACTGIGYPVAGMQALVNAVRATGATNVLMLGGLAYSNDLTGWLQYKPSDPAGNLVASWHSYNFNTCSSSSCWDSQLAPVVAAVPLVAGEIGENDCASGYVTGLMDWLDRHQASYLGWTWNTWNCSTGPALITAYDGTPTAFGAGVRAHFLAAG, encoded by the coding sequence ATGCGTTCCGGACCAGCACTGCTCGGCGCCTTCAGTGCGCTCGCCGTCGTCGGCGCGACGACGGCGTTCTCGCTCGGCACACCATCGCCCGCCCAGGCGGCGACGGCCTGCGAGGTCGGCTACACGGTGAACGACTGGGGAAGCGGGTTCACCGCCACCCTCAGCCTGAAGAACCTCGGGACGGCGCCGCTGTCCGGCTGGCGGATCAGCTACACCTACGCCGGGAACCAGCAACTGCAGCAGGGCTGGAACGGCACGTGGGCGCAGTCCGGCAAGACCGTCACGCTCACCCCGGCGACCTGGAACGCCACGATCGCCCCGAACGCGTCGGTCACCGCCGGTGCGAACTTCGGCTACAGCGGGGCCAACGCGGCACCGGCGTCGTTCAGCGTGAACGGCGAACCGTGCGGCGGCACGCAGCCGCCGACCACCACGCCGACGACGCCGACTACCACGACGCCGACGCCGCCGCCCGGCGGTGCGCCGCAGCTGCACGTCTCGGGCAACCGCCTGGCCGACGCCGCGGGCACCCCGGTGACGCTGCGCGGGGTCAACCGCTCCGGCGGCGAGTTCGCGTGCGTGCAGGGCAACGGCCTCTTCGACGGCCCGATGGACGCGGCCTCGGTCGCCGCGATCAAGAGCTGGCACGCGAACGTCGTGCGCGTGCCCTTCAACGAGGACTGCTGGCTCGGACTGTCCGATGTGGACCCGCAGTACGCCGGCGCGACCTACCGCGCGGCACTCAAGTCCTATGTGGACCTGCTGCACCAGAACGGCCTCGACGCGATCCTCGACCTGCACTGGACCCACGGCAGCTACACGGGCAACTCGTCGGCGTGCAGCGACGTCAACGCGACGTGCCAGAAGCCGATGACCGACAGCGAGCACTCGGTGGACCTGTGGACCTCGGTCGCGAACACGTTCAAGGGCGACAACGCCACGATCCTCGACCTGTTCAACGAGCCCTACCTCGACCGCGCGGTGTCCGGCTCGGCCCAGGCCTGGACGTGCTGGCGTGACGGCGGCGCCGCGTGCACGGGCATCGGCTACCCGGTGGCGGGCATGCAGGCGCTCGTGAACGCGGTACGCGCGACCGGCGCCACCAACGTGCTCATGCTCGGCGGCCTCGCCTACTCCAACGACCTGACCGGGTGGCTGCAGTACAAGCCGAGCGACCCCGCCGGCAACCTGGTCGCGTCGTGGCACTCGTACAACTTCAACACGTGCAGCTCGTCGTCGTGCTGGGACAGCCAGCTCGCGCCGGTCGTCGCGGCGGTGCCGCTGGTGGCCGGGGAGATCGGTGAAAACGACTGCGCGAGCGGGTACGTCACCGGCCTGATGGACTGGCTCGACCGGCACCAGGCGTCCTACCTCGGCTGGACCTGGAACACCTGGAACTGCAGCACCGGCCCCGCGCTCATCACGGCCTACGACGGGACGCCGACCGCGTTCGGTGCGGGCGTCCGCGCCCACTTCCTCGCCGCGGGCTGA
- a CDS encoding cellulose-binding domain-containing protein: MHRFAAALAGFCLATAGATAVVAAGPATAAPACAVEYRVDQWQTGFTAEITVTNGATAFTSWALTWHYAGNQSVTSAWNATVRQSGTAVTAESLPYNASLPAGGSVSFGLQGTSTGPDPTDFALNGVACGDTAPPSTTLTTPTTPTTPTTSAPPPAGCADAAFCDDFEQQAGSAPAGRWTVGAANCQGTGTVTVDTAVAHSGTRSVKVTGGGGYCNHAFFGTGVPTAGVLYGRFWVRHTTALPAAHVTFMALRDTADGGRDLRAGGQNRALQWNRESDDATLPAQSPAGVAQSVPLPTGTWSCFEFAIDGAAGQLRTWLGSAEVPGLVVDGVPTPDVDQQWLARAWHPAVADLRLGWESYGTDADTLWFDDVAVGSSRIGC; encoded by the coding sequence ATGCACAGGTTCGCCGCCGCCCTCGCCGGATTCTGCCTCGCCACCGCCGGGGCCACCGCGGTCGTCGCCGCCGGCCCGGCCACCGCCGCACCGGCCTGCGCGGTCGAATACCGCGTCGACCAGTGGCAGACCGGGTTCACCGCCGAGATCACCGTGACGAACGGCGCCACCGCGTTCACGTCGTGGGCGCTCACCTGGCACTACGCCGGGAACCAGTCCGTGACGTCGGCCTGGAACGCGACGGTCCGCCAGTCCGGGACCGCGGTCACGGCGGAAAGCCTGCCCTACAACGCTTCGCTGCCCGCCGGCGGCAGTGTGTCGTTCGGCCTCCAAGGCACGTCCACCGGCCCCGATCCCACGGACTTCGCGCTCAACGGCGTCGCGTGCGGGGACACCGCTCCCCCCTCGACGACACTGACGACACCGACCACACCGACGACCCCGACCACTTCCGCCCCGCCGCCCGCCGGGTGCGCCGACGCGGCGTTCTGCGACGACTTCGAGCAGCAGGCCGGCAGCGCCCCGGCCGGCCGCTGGACCGTCGGCGCGGCGAACTGCCAGGGCACCGGCACCGTCACCGTCGACACCGCGGTCGCGCACTCGGGCACCCGCTCGGTGAAGGTCACCGGAGGCGGCGGCTACTGCAACCACGCCTTCTTCGGGACGGGCGTGCCCACCGCCGGCGTGCTGTACGGCCGGTTCTGGGTCCGCCACACGACCGCGCTGCCCGCCGCGCACGTCACCTTCATGGCCCTGCGCGACACCGCGGACGGCGGCCGCGACCTGCGGGCCGGCGGGCAGAACCGGGCCCTGCAGTGGAACCGCGAGTCCGACGACGCGACGCTGCCCGCGCAGAGCCCGGCCGGCGTCGCCCAGAGCGTCCCGCTGCCGACCGGCACCTGGTCGTGCTTCGAGTTCGCGATCGACGGCGCCGCCGGGCAGCTGCGGACGTGGCTGGGCTCCGCCGAGGTGCCCGGGCTCGTCGTCGACGGCGTGCCCACCCCCGACGTCGACCAGCAGTGGCTCGCCCGCGCCTGGCACCCGGCGGTGGCCGACCTGCGGCTCGGCTGGGAGAGCTACGGCACCGACGCCGACACGCTCTGGTTCGACGACGTGGCCGTCGGCAGCTCGCGGATCGGCTGCTAG
- the mgrA gene encoding L-glyceraldehyde 3-phosphate reductase, with translation MSPYAAAEGRYADMPYRRAGRSGLKLPAVSLGLWHNFGDDKPLDVQRAVLRRAFDLGVTHFDLANNYGPPPGAAEANFGRHYAADFRPYRDEILVSSKAGYLMWDGPYGEWGSRKNLLASLDQSLTRTGLDHFDVFYSHRPDPETPIEETMGALDTAVRSGKALYAGISNYSPEQTEAALAALKDLGTPLLIHQPSYSILNRWVEDGLLDTLDAHGVGSIAYSPLSQGLLTDRYLDGVPADSRAAGASPFLTRERLTEETLATIRALNDVAKRRGQTLAQLAIAWVLRRGRVTSALIGASSVAQLENTVAATANLEFSGGELAEIDRIVAG, from the coding sequence ATGTCGCCTTATGCCGCCGCCGAAGGCCGCTACGCGGACATGCCGTACCGGCGGGCCGGGCGCAGCGGGCTGAAGCTGCCCGCCGTGTCGCTCGGCCTGTGGCACAACTTCGGGGACGACAAGCCGCTCGACGTCCAGCGCGCGGTGCTGCGCCGGGCGTTCGACCTCGGCGTGACGCACTTCGACCTGGCCAACAACTACGGCCCGCCGCCCGGCGCGGCCGAGGCGAACTTCGGACGGCACTACGCCGCCGACTTCCGCCCGTACCGCGACGAGATCCTGGTGTCGTCGAAGGCCGGCTACCTGATGTGGGACGGCCCGTACGGTGAGTGGGGCTCCCGCAAGAACCTCCTGGCCAGCCTGGACCAGAGCCTCACGCGCACCGGCCTCGACCACTTCGACGTCTTCTACTCCCACCGCCCGGACCCCGAGACGCCGATCGAGGAGACCATGGGCGCCCTCGACACCGCGGTCCGGTCCGGGAAAGCGCTCTACGCGGGCATTTCCAACTACTCGCCCGAGCAGACGGAAGCCGCGCTGGCCGCGCTGAAGGACCTCGGCACGCCGCTGCTGATCCACCAGCCGTCGTACTCGATCCTCAACCGCTGGGTCGAAGACGGCCTCCTCGACACCCTGGACGCGCACGGTGTCGGCTCGATCGCCTACTCGCCGCTGAGCCAGGGCCTGCTCACCGACCGCTACCTGGACGGTGTCCCCGCCGACTCCCGCGCGGCCGGCGCCAGCCCGTTCCTCACCCGCGAGCGCCTCACCGAAGAGACCCTGGCGACGATCCGCGCGCTGAACGACGTCGCGAAGCGGCGCGGGCAGACGCTGGCGCAGTTGGCCATCGCCTGGGTGCTGCGCCGCGGCCGCGTCACCTCCGCGCTGATCGGCGCCAGCAGCGTCGCCCAGCTCGAGAACACCGTCGCGGCGACGGCGAACCTCGAGTTCTCCGGCGGCGAGCTGGCCGAGATCGACCGGATCGTCGCGGGCTAG
- a CDS encoding AGE family epimerase/isomerase, with protein MDSPSSVPAWVRAEPARLLGFAARAAHPGGGFAWLDDAGRPVLDRPVETWITCRMTHVFALARLQGSDTGEQVTHGVAALTGLLRDPDHGGWYATTTLSEKRAYEHAFVVLAAASAVAAGAEGAEPLLADALDVVERRFWEPGPGRVADVWDRGWTRLEDYRGANANMHTVEAFLAAADVTGDRVWATRALSIVDKLVHGEARAHGWLLPEHYDASWHVRLDHNRDEPAHPFRPFGATIGHLFEWARLAVHLDRALGTDAPEWLVPDAEALFATAARHGWAVDGNPGFGYTTDFAGTPVVRTRLHWVVAEAIAAAWTLHQATGDPAYLDRFREWCDHADACFVDRELGSWHHELDPENRPAAAVWAGKPDIYHAYQATLLPVLPAAASFAGALITRR; from the coding sequence GTGGACAGTCCGTCATCGGTTCCCGCCTGGGTGCGCGCCGAACCCGCCCGGCTCCTCGGCTTCGCCGCCCGCGCGGCCCATCCCGGCGGCGGCTTCGCCTGGCTCGACGACGCCGGGCGGCCGGTCCTCGACCGGCCCGTCGAAACCTGGATCACCTGCCGCATGACGCACGTCTTCGCGCTGGCCCGGCTCCAGGGCTCCGACACCGGGGAGCAGGTCACCCACGGCGTCGCAGCGCTGACCGGCCTGCTGCGCGACCCGGACCACGGCGGCTGGTATGCGACGACAACGTTGTCAGAGAAGCGCGCCTACGAACACGCCTTCGTCGTCCTGGCGGCGGCGAGCGCCGTGGCGGCCGGCGCCGAGGGCGCGGAACCGCTGCTGGCCGACGCCCTCGACGTCGTCGAACGCCGGTTCTGGGAACCGGGCCCCGGCCGCGTCGCCGACGTCTGGGACCGCGGCTGGACACGGCTGGAGGACTACCGCGGCGCCAATGCCAACATGCACACCGTCGAGGCGTTCCTGGCCGCCGCCGACGTCACCGGGGACCGCGTCTGGGCCACCCGTGCACTGTCTATTGTGGACAAGCTGGTGCACGGCGAGGCCCGCGCCCACGGCTGGCTGCTTCCGGAGCACTACGACGCGAGCTGGCACGTGCGGCTTGACCACAACCGCGACGAGCCCGCTCACCCGTTCCGCCCGTTCGGCGCCACGATCGGCCACCTCTTCGAGTGGGCGCGCCTGGCCGTGCACCTCGACCGCGCGCTGGGCACGGACGCGCCGGAGTGGCTGGTGCCGGACGCGGAGGCGCTGTTCGCGACCGCGGCGCGCCACGGCTGGGCCGTCGACGGAAACCCGGGATTCGGCTACACCACCGACTTCGCCGGGACGCCGGTCGTGCGCACCCGGCTGCACTGGGTCGTCGCGGAGGCGATCGCCGCCGCGTGGACGCTGCACCAGGCGACCGGCGACCCGGCCTACCTGGACCGGTTCCGCGAATGGTGCGACCACGCCGACGCGTGCTTCGTCGACCGCGAACTCGGCTCGTGGCACCACGAGCTGGACCCGGAGAACCGCCCCGCGGCGGCCGTCTGGGCGGGCAAGCCGGACATCTACCACGCCTACCAGGCGACGCTCCTGCCCGTGTTGCCGGCCGCCGCGTCGTTCGCCGGCGCGTTGATCACGCGTCGTTAG
- a CDS encoding lytic polysaccharide monooxygenase — translation MTRRRSTILAAVTVLLASLTAILLNTGTAEAHGAMMKPGSRTFLCWQDGLSSTGQIIPQNPACAAAVATSGANSLYNWFAVLRSDGAGRTRGFIPDGRLCSGGNPGYAGFDQVGDWPLTHLTAGATFDFSYNAWAAHPGWFYTYVTKDGWDPTKPLTWDELEDQPFLTVDHPPVTGQVGTVDGQYKWTGALPANKSGRHIIYSVWKRSDSTETFYGCSDVTFDGGHGEVTGVHQPGTPPTTPTTPTSPPPTGGSCMAMYEVTNAWSGGYQATVTVMNHGTAAYSGWQVGWTLPAGQTIGSVWNGTLSQSGSVVTVRNADWNGVVAPDGSTTFGLVVTASGTNPAQPSPTCQGT, via the coding sequence GTGACCAGGAGACGAAGTACGATCCTCGCCGCCGTCACCGTGCTGCTGGCGAGCTTGACGGCGATCCTGCTGAACACCGGCACGGCCGAAGCGCACGGCGCCATGATGAAACCGGGCAGCCGGACGTTCCTGTGCTGGCAGGACGGGCTCAGCTCGACCGGCCAGATCATCCCGCAGAACCCGGCCTGCGCGGCCGCGGTGGCCACCAGCGGCGCCAACTCGCTGTACAACTGGTTCGCCGTGCTGCGCTCCGACGGCGCCGGCCGCACGCGCGGCTTCATCCCGGACGGCCGGCTGTGCTCGGGCGGCAACCCGGGTTACGCCGGCTTCGACCAGGTCGGCGACTGGCCGCTGACCCACCTCACCGCCGGCGCGACGTTCGACTTCTCCTACAACGCGTGGGCCGCGCACCCGGGCTGGTTCTACACGTACGTCACGAAGGACGGCTGGGACCCGACGAAGCCGCTCACCTGGGACGAGCTGGAGGACCAGCCGTTCCTGACCGTGGACCACCCGCCGGTGACCGGGCAGGTGGGCACGGTGGACGGGCAGTACAAGTGGACCGGCGCGCTGCCGGCGAACAAGTCGGGCCGGCACATCATCTATTCGGTCTGGAAGCGCTCCGACAGCACCGAGACGTTCTACGGCTGCTCGGACGTCACGTTCGACGGCGGCCACGGCGAAGTGACGGGCGTGCACCAGCCGGGCACCCCGCCGACCACGCCGACGACCCCCACCAGTCCCCCGCCGACCGGCGGCTCGTGCATGGCGATGTACGAGGTGACGAACGCCTGGAGCGGTGGCTACCAGGCGACGGTGACGGTGATGAACCACGGCACCGCGGCGTACAGCGGCTGGCAGGTGGGCTGGACGCTCCCGGCGGGCCAGACGATCGGCAGCGTCTGGAACGGCACGCTCAGCCAGTCCGGCTCGGTGGTGACGGTGCGCAACGCCGACTGGAACGGCGTCGTCGCCCCCGACGGTTCGACCACGTTCGGCCTGGTGGTGACCGCGTCCGGGACGAACCCGGCCCAGCCGTCCCCGACCTGCCAAGGCACCTGA
- a CDS encoding LacI family DNA-binding transcriptional regulator translates to MKRPTITDIAREAGVSKGAVSYALNGRPGVSEATRHRITRIARELGWSPSSTARALSGGRAGAIGLVLDGPAEACFPALLDGFSPELLVQVTAGREAALAVYRRWRAERRVDGVLLTGPECAAEVVRIGLPAVVLGGAGGVPDVPSVRVDDAAGAAEALEYLAALGHRHVVRIAGAAPFADAAERESAFAAEARRLGLAGARTAGGAAFAGAGERESALAAEARRLGLASGWTAGAGSAESRGVGGAAFAEAGESAFGAEGRRLGSESGQTAPPGSAESGVAGVAGYAGAGERRSAFAADGRRLGLASARAACAGSAEFRGVGAGAAGPGDPHAVSGVDPAAGIETRVAGSVPGAGNRPTGHTEPSADAVRRVLGTHPRPTALLCDTDSLAVAALAAARELGLSVPRDLSVVSWDDSELCRLVRPALTAIRRPLPELGALAASMLRDLIAGQDVGDVCASRPRLVTRGSTGPAR, encoded by the coding sequence ATGAAGCGGCCGACCATCACCGACATCGCGCGGGAAGCGGGCGTGTCGAAGGGCGCGGTGTCGTACGCGCTCAACGGCCGCCCGGGCGTCTCGGAAGCCACCCGGCACCGGATCACGCGGATAGCGCGCGAGCTCGGCTGGTCCCCGAGCAGCACGGCGCGCGCCCTGTCCGGCGGCCGGGCGGGGGCGATCGGCCTGGTGCTGGACGGGCCGGCGGAGGCGTGCTTCCCGGCCCTGCTCGACGGGTTCTCGCCGGAGCTCCTGGTCCAGGTCACCGCCGGCCGCGAGGCAGCGCTGGCGGTCTACCGCCGGTGGCGCGCGGAGCGAAGGGTGGACGGCGTGCTGCTCACCGGCCCGGAGTGCGCGGCGGAGGTCGTGAGGATCGGCCTGCCGGCGGTGGTGCTCGGCGGCGCGGGCGGAGTGCCGGACGTGCCCTCGGTCCGGGTGGACGACGCGGCGGGCGCGGCGGAGGCACTGGAGTACCTGGCCGCGCTGGGACACCGGCACGTGGTCCGGATCGCGGGAGCGGCGCCGTTCGCGGACGCGGCGGAGCGGGAGTCGGCTTTCGCCGCCGAGGCGCGGCGGCTGGGGTTGGCCGGTGCACGGACTGCGGGAGGGGCGGCGTTCGCGGGTGCGGGGGAGCGGGAGTCGGCTCTTGCTGCCGAGGCGCGGCGGCTGGGGTTGGCGAGTGGGTGGACTGCGGGTGCTGGGTCGGCCGAGTCCCGGGGCGTGGGAGGGGCGGCGTTCGCGGAAGCAGGGGAGTCGGCTTTTGGTGCCGAGGGGCGGCGGCTGGGGTCGGAGAGTGGGCAGACTGCGCCTCCGGGGTCGGCCGAGTCCGGGGTCGCGGGTGTGGCGGGGTACGCGGGTGCGGGGGAGCGGAGGTCGGCTTTCGCTGCCGACGGTCGGCGGCTGGGGTTGGCGAGTGCGCGGGCCGCGTGTGCTGGGTCGGCCGAGTTCCGGGGCGTGGGTGCCGGCGCAGCCGGTCCCGGGGACCCCCATGCCGTCTCCGGCGTGGATCCGGCTGCGGGTATCGAAACTCGGGTTGCGGGCAGTGTTCCCGGCGCAGGAAACCGGCCCACCGGCCACACCGAACCCTCAGCCGACGCGGTCCGGCGCGTTCTCGGCACCCATCCCCGGCCCACCGCCCTCCTCTGCGACACCGACTCGCTCGCCGTCGCCGCCCTTGCCGCCGCTCGGGAACTCGGGCTGTCCGTGCCGCGGGACCTCTCGGTCGTGTCCTGGGACGACTCCGAACTCTGCCGGCTGGTCCGCCCGGCCCTCACCGCGATCCGGCGGCCGCTGCCGGAACTCGGCGCGCTCGCCGCGTCGATGCTGCGGGACCTCATCGCCGGCCAGGACGTCGGGGACGTCTGCGCCTCCCGGCCGCGGCTCGTCACGCGCGGCAGCACCGGCCCCGCCCGCTGA
- a CDS encoding ABC transporter substrate-binding protein, with protein sequence MRVIRRRLAFAVAVVLLVLTGGCGPGTPEHITLTLATFGEFGYDDLIPGYEFTHPGTTIRQVKTEQGGPYHQDLLAKLQSGQGLADVQAVEEGHLADILAQSGKFTDLAEAGPPDVKPGRWLEWKYEAGRSKDGKLVGYGTDIGPLAMCYRKDLLEAAGLPADPGSVKTMFATWDSYFEAGQKYVKRSKGKAWFDSAAQNFNAMVNQLPVGYLDRQDHSTLETNTALRAAWDQVTTAVKQGQSAGLTAFAEDGNNGLRVGAFATKVCPSWMLGVIEQQAGLGNAGKWAITDAFPDGGGNWGGSYLTVPAASEHPKEAAALAAWLTAPEQQLHAFRVSGNFPSQVDAFTSPDLLSEMNGYFGGALSGQVFVAQAQKVGKPQYKGPGDGKIQETVVAPALKAVEHGADPAAVWQQVLIGVHQVVP encoded by the coding sequence ATGAGGGTGATCCGAAGACGGCTGGCGTTCGCCGTCGCCGTCGTCCTGCTCGTCCTGACCGGCGGCTGCGGCCCCGGCACGCCCGAGCACATCACGCTCACCCTGGCGACGTTCGGCGAGTTCGGCTACGACGACCTGATCCCCGGCTACGAGTTCACCCACCCCGGCACCACCATCCGCCAGGTGAAGACCGAGCAGGGCGGCCCGTACCACCAGGACCTGCTGGCCAAGCTGCAGAGCGGACAGGGCCTCGCGGACGTCCAGGCCGTCGAAGAGGGCCACCTGGCCGACATTCTGGCGCAGTCCGGGAAGTTCACCGACCTGGCCGAGGCGGGCCCGCCCGACGTGAAACCCGGGCGCTGGCTCGAATGGAAGTACGAGGCGGGCCGCAGCAAGGACGGCAAGCTCGTCGGCTACGGCACGGACATCGGCCCGCTGGCCATGTGCTACCGCAAGGACCTGCTCGAGGCGGCCGGGCTGCCGGCCGACCCCGGCTCGGTCAAGACGATGTTCGCGACCTGGGACAGCTACTTCGAGGCCGGCCAGAAGTACGTCAAGCGCTCGAAGGGCAAGGCCTGGTTCGACTCGGCGGCGCAGAACTTCAACGCCATGGTCAACCAGCTGCCCGTCGGCTACCTCGACCGCCAAGACCACTCGACGCTCGAGACGAACACCGCCCTCCGCGCCGCCTGGGACCAGGTCACCACCGCCGTGAAGCAGGGGCAGTCGGCCGGGCTCACCGCGTTCGCCGAGGACGGCAACAACGGCCTGCGCGTCGGCGCCTTCGCGACGAAGGTCTGTCCATCGTGGATGCTCGGCGTCATCGAGCAGCAGGCCGGGCTGGGCAACGCCGGCAAGTGGGCGATCACCGACGCGTTCCCGGACGGCGGCGGCAACTGGGGCGGCTCCTACCTCACCGTGCCGGCCGCGAGCGAGCACCCGAAGGAGGCCGCCGCGCTCGCCGCCTGGCTGACCGCGCCCGAGCAGCAGCTGCACGCGTTCCGGGTGAGCGGGAACTTCCCCAGCCAGGTCGACGCGTTCACCTCGCCCGACCTGCTCAGCGAGATGAACGGCTACTTCGGCGGCGCGCTGAGCGGCCAGGTCTTCGTCGCCCAGGCCCAGAAGGTCGGGAAACCGCAGTACAAGGGCCCGGGCGACGGCAAGATCCAGGAGACGGTGGTCGCGCCCGCGCTCAAGGCGGTCGAGCACGGTGCCGACCCGGCCGCCGTCTGGCAGCAGGTGCTCATCGGGGTGCACCAGGTGGTGCCCTGA
- a CDS encoding glycoside hydrolase family 6 protein, producing MKSDFWSAKRKSRLAVASSVTAAAVVAGLVVAGGSPATAATGCKVTYTVNQWDTGFTANVAVTNLGDAVSSWDVQWDFAGNQQVQQGWSATFSQTGKHVSAKNPSWGGALGSNATASFGFNGSYSGTNAVPTSFTLNGVVCDGSTGGPTTTPTTPTTPTTPTTPTVPTTPTQPGTHVDNPYAGAKGYVNPDWSSEVSTAAAAKGGTLGAQMAKVANTSTAVWLDRIAAIEGTSSARGLRGHLDAALAQASGGTPVTIQIVVYDLPNRDCAALASNGELQVAQNGLARYKSEYIDPIASILSDAKYAPLRVVAIVEPDSLPNLITNTATAKCAEAQSSGAYTQGIQYALNKLHAISNVYNYLDIAHSAWLGWDSNFGPFVNLVKQTLQGTTAGVNSIDGFISDTANYTPLTEPNLPDPNLTVGGQQLKSATFYQWNPYFAEIPFATAMYNAFVSAGLPSGIGMLVDTSRNGWGGAARPSGASGSTVDAYVNSGRIDRRLHRGNWCNQSGAGLGVRPTASPAAHFDAYVWIKPPGESDGASSQIPNDEGKGFDQMCDPTFHGSQQANGGNLTGALPNAPLSGKWFEAQFEELVQNAYPAVQ from the coding sequence ATGAAGAGTGATTTCTGGTCCGCGAAGAGGAAGTCACGGCTCGCCGTGGCGTCCTCGGTGACGGCCGCGGCCGTCGTGGCCGGCCTGGTGGTGGCCGGCGGCAGCCCGGCGACCGCCGCCACCGGCTGCAAGGTGACCTACACCGTCAACCAGTGGGACACCGGGTTCACCGCGAACGTCGCGGTGACCAACCTCGGCGACGCCGTCTCGAGCTGGGACGTCCAGTGGGACTTCGCCGGCAACCAGCAGGTCCAGCAGGGCTGGAGCGCCACGTTCAGCCAGACCGGCAAGCACGTGAGCGCGAAGAACCCGTCGTGGGGCGGCGCGCTCGGGTCGAACGCGACGGCCAGCTTCGGCTTCAACGGCTCGTACTCCGGCACGAACGCCGTCCCCACGTCGTTCACGCTGAACGGCGTCGTCTGCGACGGCAGCACGGGCGGCCCGACCACCACGCCGACCACCCCGACCACCCCGACCACGCCCACGACCCCGACGGTCCCGACCACGCCGACCCAGCCCGGGACGCACGTGGACAACCCGTACGCCGGCGCGAAGGGGTACGTGAACCCCGACTGGTCGTCGGAGGTGTCCACCGCGGCCGCGGCCAAGGGCGGCACGCTCGGCGCCCAGATGGCCAAGGTGGCGAACACCTCGACGGCGGTGTGGCTCGACCGGATCGCGGCGATCGAGGGCACGTCGAGCGCCCGCGGCCTGCGCGGCCACCTCGACGCCGCGCTGGCCCAGGCGAGCGGCGGGACGCCGGTGACGATCCAGATCGTCGTCTACGACCTGCCCAACCGCGACTGCGCGGCGCTGGCGTCCAACGGCGAACTGCAGGTCGCGCAGAACGGCCTGGCCCGGTACAAGAGCGAGTACATCGACCCGATCGCCTCGATCCTGTCCGACGCCAAGTACGCACCGCTGCGGGTCGTCGCGATCGTCGAACCGGACTCGCTGCCCAACCTGATCACCAACACCGCGACGGCGAAGTGCGCCGAAGCGCAGTCGAGCGGGGCGTACACCCAGGGTATCCAGTACGCGCTGAACAAGCTCCACGCGATTTCGAACGTCTACAACTACCTCGACATCGCGCACTCGGCGTGGCTGGGCTGGGACAGCAACTTCGGCCCGTTCGTCAACCTGGTCAAGCAGACCCTGCAGGGCACGACGGCCGGGGTGAACAGCATCGACGGCTTCATCAGCGACACGGCGAACTACACCCCGCTCACCGAGCCGAACCTGCCGGACCCGAACCTGACCGTCGGCGGGCAGCAGCTCAAGTCGGCGACGTTCTACCAGTGGAACCCGTACTTCGCCGAGATCCCGTTCGCCACGGCGATGTACAACGCGTTCGTCTCCGCGGGGCTGCCCAGCGGGATCGGCATGCTGGTCGACACCTCGCGCAACGGCTGGGGCGGCGCGGCCCGGCCGAGCGGCGCGTCGGGGTCCACTGTGGACGCCTACGTCAACTCCGGCCGGATCGACCGGCGGCTGCACCGCGGCAACTGGTGCAACCAGAGCGGAGCCGGGCTGGGCGTGCGCCCGACGGCGTCACCGGCGGCGCACTTCGACGCCTACGTCTGGATCAAGCCGCCGGGTGAGTCCGACGGCGCGAGCTCGCAGATCCCGAACGACGAAGGCAAGGGTTTCGACCAGATGTGCGACCCGACCTTCCACGGCAGCCAGCAGGCCAACGGCGGCAACCTGACCGGCGCCCTGCCGAACGCGCCGCTGTCCGGCAAGTGGTTCGAGGCCCAGTTCGAAGAGCTCGTCCAGAACGCCTACCCGGCGGTGCAGTAG